The following are encoded together in the Astyanax mexicanus isolate ESR-SI-001 chromosome 8, AstMex3_surface, whole genome shotgun sequence genome:
- the LOC103029586 gene encoding polyisoprenoid diphosphate/phosphate phosphohydrolase PLPP6-like, with protein MPSPGARRSSWVNGSRPEPGPCPRRRGSSCSCPAGGALSARRLSQPFTAVALRSLLAVDLWLSRRLGVCAAEDSLLGGIRPLVKLLELSAHRTPWISTAAYLLLTSRTAEEQEFTINLLLALLLDHIMVGVVRALVRYRRSGMFPTFPSHPRYSFPSAHATRAAMCARFLHARLLLEAPVQALLLVWAALMGLCQVLLGQHNVSGVTLALALGYCQYSLVERCWLPIDRLQDVLLTLLGDGQDT; from the exons ATGCCGTCTCCCGGAGCGCGGCGCAGCAGCTGGGTGAATGGCAGCAGGCCGGAGCCGGGCCCCTGCCCCCGCCGGCGGGGCTCCAGCTGCTCCTGCCCGGCTGGTGGAGCTCTGAGCGCCAGGCGGCTCAGTCAGCCCTTCACGGCCGTGGCGCTGCGCTCTCTGCTGGCGGTGGACCTCTGGCTGTCCCGCCGGCTGGGGGTCTGCGCGGCGGAGGACTCGCTGCTGGGGGGAATCCGGCCGCTGGTGAAGCTGCTAGAGCTCTCCGCCCACCGGACCCCGTGGATCTCCACCGCCGCCTACCTGCTGCTCACCAGCCGCACCGCCGAGGAGCAGGAGTTCACCATCAACCTGCTGCTGG CGTTGTTGCTGGATCACATCATGGTTGGAGTGGTGAGGGCGTTGGTACGTTATCGTCGCTCTGGGATGTTTCCAACGTTCCCCTCCCATCCTCGTTACTCCTTCCCATCAGCCCACGCTACACGAGCCGCCATGTGCGCCCGGTTCCTCCACGCCCGGCTGCTGCTGGAGGCTCCGGTTCAGGCTCTGCTGCTGGTGTGGGCGGCTCTGATGGGTCTCTGTCAGGTCCTGCTGGGTCAGCACAACGTCAGCGGGGTGACTCTGGCCCTGGCGCTGGGGTACTGCCAGTACAGCCTGGTGGAGCGCTGCTGGCTCCCCATCGACCGGCTGCAGGACGTCCTGCTGACCCTGCTGGGGGACGGGCAGGACACTTAG